From Opitutaceae bacterium, the proteins below share one genomic window:
- a CDS encoding PIN domain-containing protein: protein MDYENVHEADLDRLGGKAAHVTLVLGERHKALPVPLVKLIQSHAAQVSLVETGLAAKNALDFVLACEVGRQTEIDPTGYYHILSRDKGFDAVVRYLKDREILASRRESFAEIPALMKQDERAEFLQRLYREKKVSRPAKRKTLESSIQAAFAKSLTPDELEKTIQGLVKDKVIEITETGSVTYPEECGQP from the coding sequence GTGGACTACGAAAACGTCCACGAGGCGGATCTTGATCGCTTAGGAGGGAAGGCTGCCCATGTAACGCTGGTCTTGGGCGAGCGCCACAAGGCGCTACCAGTTCCGCTAGTGAAGCTGATTCAGTCACATGCAGCTCAGGTCAGCCTCGTCGAGACAGGTCTAGCGGCGAAGAACGCACTTGATTTTGTACTCGCTTGTGAGGTGGGACGACAGACTGAAATCGATCCGACGGGCTATTATCACATCCTCTCGCGAGACAAGGGATTTGATGCAGTGGTGCGCTATCTAAAAGACCGCGAAATCCTGGCCTCGCGTCGTGAATCATTCGCGGAAATTCCCGCCCTGATGAAGCAAGATGAACGAGCGGAATTCCTGCAGCGGCTTTACCGAGAGAAGAAAGTCTCCCGCCCAGCGAAGCGGAAGACCCTTGAATCCTCAATCCAAGCCGCCTTCGCCAAGAGCCTGACGCCCGATGAACTGGAAAAGACCATCCAGGGGCTCGTGAAGGACAAAGTGATCGAAATCACCGAGACAGGGTCTGTGACCTATCCCGAAGAATGCGGCCAACCTTAG
- a CDS encoding tetratricopeptide repeat protein, with protein sequence MNHSLRNFLILVFLLATQNAWSAAPDIARIKAAAEAGDRDAQYLYGTSIYLTKPDEKIAWIRKSAEQGHPLAQYELGEYHLRYRSGKQGLKNRRLAILWWSRSAMQGVAKAQARISNAYLSEATIPRNEVNAYIWMSLAVKSEPPFPLGNPNIYRERLKIIVPKISSASVTEAEAILRTFRIGDLKGHNPIEAELVFSQLALQGIIESNDEKVAAVNGTRIRREETRTFDLDTGPATFLCEAITSKSVGLRIVGTPFVRTLGN encoded by the coding sequence GTGAATCACTCATTAAGGAACTTCCTGATTCTTGTCTTCCTGCTTGCGACCCAGAACGCATGGAGTGCTGCTCCAGACATTGCCCGAATCAAAGCGGCGGCGGAAGCCGGTGACCGCGATGCCCAGTACCTGTACGGCACTTCCATTTACCTGACGAAGCCTGATGAGAAGATTGCCTGGATCCGAAAATCTGCCGAACAGGGCCACCCTCTCGCTCAATATGAACTGGGGGAATACCACTTGAGGTACCGTTCAGGGAAACAAGGGCTCAAGAACCGGCGTCTCGCCATTCTCTGGTGGAGCCGTTCCGCCATGCAGGGAGTCGCCAAGGCTCAGGCCCGCATTTCCAACGCCTACCTGTCTGAGGCCACAATTCCAAGAAACGAAGTCAATGCCTACATCTGGATGTCCCTGGCGGTCAAATCCGAGCCCCCCTTTCCGCTCGGGAACCCCAATATCTACCGCGAACGCTTGAAGATTATCGTCCCCAAGATTTCGTCCGCCTCAGTCACTGAAGCCGAGGCCATCTTGCGGACCTTTAGGATCGGAGACCTGAAAGGTCATAATCCAATCGAAGCGGAGCTGGTCTTTTCCCAACTCGCTCTTCAAGGTATCATCGAAAGCAACGATGAGAAAGTCGCTGCAGTGAACGGCACCCGGATCCGACGCGAGGAGACCAGAACGTTCGATCTGGACACTGGACCGGCAACCTTCCTCTGCGAAGCGATCACCTCGAAATCCGTCGGACTGCGGATAGTGGGTACACCATTTGTCCGAACTCTAGGCAATTGA